One Mobula hypostoma chromosome 5, sMobHyp1.1, whole genome shotgun sequence DNA segment encodes these proteins:
- the LOC134346272 gene encoding rhomboid-related protein 4-like, producing the protein MEEFLGSYIIFLILLFIETKGIPPATLALIILNMFIFLAPELSVGEVCLSVTTTVYMCEWQRLLLAPLHHIDIDHLGFNMASLVWKGSRLERRIGSARFMISVCVFGLLTGLIYLSIKAGLSHLLNETFNADCAVGFSGILFALKVINNGHCADGNIPGPFQIKKRDACWAELALIHLLSPRSSFVGHLAGILVGLAYVKGPLRTIINWFTGKEHSNVQFSECCLVRNLQLDQEPIREYELVAPPRHRRQRKRY; encoded by the exons ATGGAGGAATTTCTGGGCAGCTACATCATCTTCCTCATCCTGCTCTTCATTGAAACCAAAGGAATCCCTCCCGCCACCCTCGCTCTCATCATTCTCAACATGTTCATCTTCCTGGCGCCGGAGCTCAGCGTGGGCGAAGTCTGCCTCAGCGTCACCACCACGGTCTACATGTGTGAGTGGCAGCGGCTGCTGCTCGCCCCCCTGCATCACATCGATATCGATCACCTGGGCTTCAACATGGCCTCGCTGGTGTGGAAGGGCAGCCGGCTGGAGCGGCGGATTGGCAGCGCCCGTTTTATGATCTCCGTCTGCGTCTTCGGCCTGCTGACCGGCCTCATCTACCTGTCCATAAAGGCCGGCCTCTCCCACCTGCTCAACGAAACCTTCAATGCAGACTGCGCTGTGGGATTCTCAG GAATCCTTTTTGCTCTAAAGGTGATTAATAATGGCCACTGTGCAGACGGAAACATCCCAGGGCCATTCCAGATCAAGAAACGAGACGCTTGCTGGGCAGAGCTCGCCTTGATCCACTTACTCTCTCCAAG ATCTTCGTTTGTTGGCCATCTGGCAGGCATCTTAGTTGGTTTAGCTTATGTGAAAGGTCCCCTCAGAACGATCATTAATTGGTTTACCGGCAAAGAACACAGTAACGTGCAATTTTCAGAGTGCTGCCTTGTGCGGAATCTCCAACTGGACCAGGAGCCTATCAGAG